A single Staphylococcus muscae DNA region contains:
- the secY2 gene encoding accessory Sec system protein translocase subunit SecY2, giving the protein MKNNLLHRILRQYEYKIVYKRLAFTLVILFIYILGSRIPILSQSKLENGKQSFYELAVTNVGGDIQNLNIFSLGLGPWLTAMVVLMLLRYKNVEKMMQMTRKEKHYQEKLLALAFSIVQGLFVISRHVEMKQADWTTIVVLLLIIVTGTMLLIWLADQNIHYGIAGAMPIVLLSIVRSTLRHHGNPASMDHIVMGTILVLIMLVMLILLCIELVEYRLPYRDIMQVTQNNTQTFVAWKLNPAGSISIMISLSVFILLSSLVNVIAYLVIGREQPLHIIELGHPIGVTIYIVLQVVLSYALSRLLINTKQKSKEFLKSGNYFEGVAPGIETEHYLNHKARIICWTGALMIGVIIGGPLYLSLLVPQFSQQIYFVIQMMIMMYISINIAETIRTYFYFDKYKPFLTKYW; this is encoded by the coding sequence GTGAAGAACAACTTATTACATCGCATCTTACGTCAATACGAATATAAAATTGTATACAAGCGGTTAGCATTTACATTAGTGATTTTATTTATATACATATTGGGTAGTCGTATCCCTATTTTGAGTCAATCAAAATTGGAGAACGGCAAGCAGTCATTTTATGAACTTGCGGTTACGAATGTCGGTGGTGATATTCAGAATCTCAACATTTTTTCTCTCGGACTCGGTCCATGGTTAACGGCAATGGTGGTTTTAATGCTATTGCGTTATAAAAATGTAGAAAAAATGATGCAGATGACGCGTAAAGAGAAGCACTATCAAGAAAAGCTACTTGCATTGGCTTTTAGTATAGTGCAAGGGCTTTTTGTGATTTCACGTCATGTAGAAATGAAACAGGCGGACTGGACAACGATTGTGGTTCTGTTACTCATTATTGTGACAGGAACGATGTTGTTGATATGGCTAGCGGATCAAAATATCCATTATGGTATTGCCGGAGCGATGCCGATTGTCTTGTTAAGTATCGTTCGTTCAACACTTCGTCATCACGGAAATCCAGCGTCTATGGATCATATTGTTATGGGGACTATTTTAGTACTTATCATGTTGGTTATGCTGATTCTGTTATGCATTGAGTTGGTTGAATATCGCTTGCCATACCGTGATATTATGCAAGTCACGCAAAATAATACCCAAACTTTTGTCGCATGGAAATTAAATCCTGCTGGCAGTATTTCGATTATGATTAGTTTATCGGTGTTTATCTTATTAAGTAGTTTAGTAAATGTAATTGCTTACCTTGTTATTGGCCGAGAACAGCCACTTCATATTATAGAGCTTGGTCATCCGATAGGTGTAACCATTTATATCGTATTGCAAGTAGTCCTGAGTTATGCGTTGTCACGGTTGTTAATTAATACGAAACAGAAGTCCAAAGAATTTTTGAAATCTGGCAATTATTTTGAAGGTGTCGCACCGGGGATAGAAACGGAGCATTATTTAAACCACAAAGCACGTATTATCTGTTGGACAGGTGCACTCATGATTGGTGTCATTATTGGTGGGCCATTGTATTTGTCATTGTTAGTGCCACAGTTCTCTCAACAGATTTATTTCGTTATTCAAATGATGATTATGATGTATATCAGCATCAATATTGCAGAAACCATTCGAACCTATTTTTATTTCGACAAATATAAACCATTTTTAACAAAGTATTGGTAA
- the asp1 gene encoding accessory Sec system protein Asp1 produces the protein MKYFIPAWYSQQPMWHSEIEETSSTTAFDDMISLMSMHHQNEQPFQLIVLNYKPNLRTFLHRYELFDTTYWSVFDEIQGFQHATPKAVDYRQLDWPKGTEFIYLPAMIRALMPDDRYANIRFSQEGYVSSIEVYQSETKQYSYIVDDRGFVSRIDFYNKVGTHVKQQYLTHTGDWILEVEISSGEVTVHAPYQSMFSQSHYPSMETVIFEYVTSYRNRTFEQQDVVVIAADVRHNEALAQTFSSYNRCYSVFQQRFQSGEQLQTLDQDASWLVDTLENEQRLARYRVTHQLTNRLMRITPFDAQTLPNISSQLHETYVGLWIDGLADARLDQILEQLADYMRRDTALRLTLLTRRQKYTVPQWLTQKVDELNVRLQQPGDTSEAVRELMKEDEPTIFVELKSVPFELDVIEALATLRVMIDLSYEPDLFLQISCLSAGLPQINMRATDYVRHQMNGMVLENDTALSSALDYYLQQLKNWNQSYAYAMKLGKQYASDKIIAQLDALIEGESNGA, from the coding sequence ATGAAATATTTCATACCTGCATGGTACAGTCAGCAACCTATGTGGCATAGTGAGATAGAAGAGACATCATCGACGACTGCTTTCGATGACATGATTAGTTTGATGTCTATGCATCATCAAAATGAACAGCCGTTTCAACTGATTGTCTTGAATTATAAGCCCAACTTACGCACATTTTTACATCGCTATGAATTATTCGATACAACCTATTGGTCTGTGTTTGATGAAATTCAAGGGTTTCAACATGCGACGCCGAAAGCTGTTGATTATCGACAATTGGATTGGCCAAAAGGGACGGAATTCATCTATTTGCCAGCTATGATACGTGCACTGATGCCTGATGATCGGTATGCTAATATTCGCTTTAGCCAAGAAGGGTATGTTTCAAGTATTGAAGTCTATCAGTCCGAAACAAAGCAGTATAGTTACATTGTTGACGATCGTGGTTTTGTCTCACGTATCGACTTTTACAATAAAGTCGGCACACATGTGAAACAACAGTATTTGACTCATACAGGAGATTGGATTCTAGAAGTTGAGATATCGAGTGGTGAGGTAACAGTGCATGCACCGTATCAGTCTATGTTTTCACAAAGTCATTACCCATCTATGGAAACGGTTATTTTTGAATATGTCACATCCTATCGTAATCGTACATTTGAACAACAAGATGTCGTCGTGATTGCTGCGGATGTGCGACATAATGAGGCATTGGCTCAGACTTTCTCTTCGTACAACCGTTGTTATTCTGTGTTTCAACAACGATTTCAATCAGGTGAACAACTTCAGACATTGGATCAAGATGCAAGTTGGCTGGTTGATACGTTGGAGAATGAACAGCGATTGGCTAGGTATCGAGTGACACATCAGTTGACGAACCGATTAATGCGTATTACACCTTTTGATGCGCAAACATTACCGAATATCAGTAGTCAGTTACATGAAACGTATGTGGGATTATGGATAGATGGATTGGCAGATGCACGACTTGATCAGATTTTAGAACAATTAGCTGACTATATGCGTCGAGATACAGCTTTACGACTGACATTGTTAACGCGACGTCAGAAATATACGGTGCCACAATGGTTGACGCAGAAAGTTGATGAACTGAATGTACGACTGCAACAACCAGGTGACACATCAGAAGCGGTTAGAGAACTGATGAAGGAAGATGAACCAACGATATTTGTGGAACTGAAAAGTGTACCATTTGAACTGGATGTGATTGAAGCACTTGCGACGTTGCGTGTGATGATTGATCTGTCATATGAACCGGACTTATTTTTACAAATCAGTTGCTTAAGTGCCGGTTTGCCACAAATCAATATGCGTGCGACAGATTATGTTCGACATCAGATGAACGGCATGGTATTAGAGAATGATACAGCATTATCTAGTGCATTAGATTATTATTTGCAACAATTGAAAAATTGGAACCAGTCTTATGCCTATGCAATGAAGTTAGGTAAACAATATGCGTCGGATAAGATTATTGCGCAACTAGATGCATTGATTGAAGGTGAAAGTAATGGCGCGTAA
- the asp2 gene encoding accessory Sec system protein Asp2: MARKFKVLQIGDHDLSDMMQQQSETLWQFVTTEQVITESEAILEALSEIGSFDFIFVQAPFSDAFIQVLETLSAPYTTYIDQAYWDTGYAQNPIVQQQIIRPFIYKDDAERLEKLKAVTFPGQYGDKISPKFCMVSRSFDGTAHYEGNNAFVVSGQFGDTMMPLLTWQRHLIYDKNKVIQVWPEYTLTGNVEIEFVCRLVSFHAIDKVDEQFVLRHEDLQTPLEIPSRDDDAYIVMTMHAKGTGTIRVGAVHKRWSRLDMGQFILGGERYTDENRNEFIHYYNPGDMKPPLNVYFSGYRSAEGFEGFFMMNQLNAPFILIGDPRVEGGAFYLGSPSYESAIKQVIQDRLDELGFESNELILSGLSMGSFGALYYGAQLNPAAIIVGKPLVNIGTVAKNMALVRPNDFGTSLDILRKNEGDLSAEAIQRLNDKFWRCFNQADFSQTTFAISYMMHDDYDKEAFNMLLPTLSRQHARVMQRGVPGRHNDDSPTITSWFVNFYHLILESQFGRER; encoded by the coding sequence ATGGCGCGTAAGTTTAAAGTATTACAAATAGGAGACCATGACTTGTCTGATATGATGCAACAACAGTCAGAAACACTTTGGCAGTTTGTTACGACAGAGCAAGTCATAACGGAATCGGAAGCGATACTGGAAGCCTTGTCAGAGATAGGATCGTTTGATTTTATCTTTGTTCAAGCACCATTTTCTGATGCGTTCATTCAAGTCTTAGAAACATTAAGTGCGCCTTACACTACCTATATTGATCAAGCGTATTGGGATACAGGTTATGCGCAAAACCCGATTGTTCAACAACAAATAATCAGACCATTCATATATAAAGATGATGCGGAACGATTAGAAAAGTTAAAGGCAGTAACATTTCCCGGGCAATATGGTGACAAAATCTCACCTAAGTTTTGTATGGTGTCTCGATCATTTGATGGAACAGCACATTATGAAGGGAATAATGCTTTTGTGGTATCAGGACAGTTTGGGGATACCATGATGCCGTTATTAACATGGCAACGTCATCTCATCTATGACAAAAATAAAGTGATACAAGTCTGGCCGGAATATACGTTGACTGGAAATGTTGAGATTGAGTTTGTTTGTCGTCTCGTATCATTTCATGCGATAGATAAAGTGGATGAGCAATTTGTCTTGCGTCATGAAGACTTACAAACACCATTGGAAATTCCAAGTCGTGATGATGACGCGTATATTGTTATGACGATGCATGCAAAAGGAACAGGCACGATACGAGTGGGTGCGGTTCATAAGCGCTGGTCACGTCTGGATATGGGACAATTTATTCTAGGTGGAGAACGGTATACAGACGAGAATCGTAATGAGTTCATTCATTATTATAATCCCGGAGATATGAAGCCGCCGTTGAACGTTTATTTCAGTGGGTATCGTTCAGCAGAAGGGTTCGAAGGCTTTTTTATGATGAATCAACTGAATGCACCGTTTATTTTAATCGGTGATCCTCGTGTAGAAGGGGGCGCATTCTATCTCGGATCACCGTCTTATGAAAGTGCGATTAAACAGGTTATTCAAGATAGACTGGATGAGTTAGGCTTTGAAAGTAATGAGCTCATATTATCAGGACTGTCGATGGGCTCGTTCGGCGCACTATATTATGGGGCACAGCTGAACCCCGCAGCGATTATCGTGGGTAAACCTCTAGTTAATATCGGAACTGTTGCGAAGAATATGGCATTGGTGAGACCGAATGATTTTGGTACGTCACTTGATATTTTACGAAAAAATGAAGGTGACCTATCTGCCGAAGCGATTCAGAGATTGAATGATAAGTTTTGGCGGTGTTTTAACCAAGCGGACTTCTCTCAAACGACCTTTGCGATTTCCTATATGATGCATGATGACTATGATAAAGAAGCGTTTAATATGTTATTGCCAACACTGAGTCGTCAACATGCACGTGTCATGCAAAGGGGTGTGCCTGGTCGACATAATGATGATTCACCAACGATTACAAGTTGGTTTGTGAACTTCTATCATCTGATATTAGAAAGTCAATTCGGAAGGGAGCGTTAA
- the asp3 gene encoding accessory Sec system protein Asp3, which produces MQQVIPWTQVTADTFMYGTRLEITEQATYFENALMPSGCVIHEWKMMTVYSTDKTFPQLPILKHGRTYRFTFDFDVEPAGGVYFKINFKKRNGVELEHIIVQSHEADVTFPDDAFSYDIQMINAAATSVCFRAIVIAEQQEMKVNRALTISSILNEQSETSTMNIICVGDQGLSRDAQQGLHNIILIEHAHQDDIQRIVTCLEPLTRGYVLNVIGYTSYTNQLAYQVASTLDATAWVTSKSDIQDNSAATIHEYGTMSHSPHQLVAPLFHESRPLRDLDRMSLNGGMQE; this is translated from the coding sequence ATGCAACAAGTGATACCGTGGACGCAAGTCACAGCAGATACTTTCATGTATGGGACGCGTCTAGAAATAACTGAACAAGCGACATACTTTGAAAATGCATTGATGCCTTCTGGATGTGTCATTCATGAATGGAAGATGATGACAGTTTACAGTACTGATAAGACGTTTCCACAATTACCCATTTTGAAACATGGTCGCACGTATCGTTTTACTTTTGACTTTGATGTCGAACCAGCGGGTGGGGTGTACTTCAAAATTAACTTTAAGAAGAGAAATGGTGTTGAACTAGAGCATATCATTGTTCAGTCTCACGAAGCGGATGTGACGTTTCCTGATGACGCCTTCTCTTATGACATACAAATGATCAATGCGGCTGCAACATCTGTCTGTTTCCGTGCGATTGTTATTGCAGAGCAACAAGAGATGAAGGTAAATAGAGCATTGACTATCTCTTCTATTTTGAATGAACAATCTGAAACATCGACGATGAATATTATTTGTGTGGGTGATCAGGGGCTATCTCGTGATGCACAACAAGGATTGCACAATATAATTCTGATTGAACATGCCCACCAAGATGATATACAACGCATAGTGACATGCTTAGAGCCTTTAACTCGTGGTTATGTACTAAATGTCATTGGTTATACATCATACACGAATCAATTGGCATACCAAGTGGCTAGTACTTTAGATGCAACAGCATGGGTAACTTCAAAGAGCGACATACAAGATAACAGTGCGGCAACGATTCATGAGTATGGTACGATGTCTCACTCACCACATCAATTGGTTGCGCCATTATTCCATGAAAGCCGACCTTTGCGTGACTTGGACAGAATGTCATTGAACGGGGGCATGCAGGAATGA
- the secA2 gene encoding accessory Sec system translocase SecA2, whose product MKHSIQQIINQSRLNKLSKRLNQVNSWHESCRALSDDALQAKTHEFRERLAQGESLMNLLPEAYAVAREASWRVLGMYPKEVQVLGAIVMAEGNMPEMQTGEGKTLTATMPLYLYGLTSKGAYLITTNDYLAARDCEEMTPLFKWLGLTISLGFVDEPDYEYKPGEKKAIYAHDIIYTTNGRLGFDYLIDHLADGQEGKFLPDLYFGIIDEVDSIILDAAQTPLVISGAPRVQSNLFGITKTFVETLEEDTHFELNAKEKAVWLTPEGIAAANAYFGVENIYDAVTFDLVRNINLALRARYLFESNLDYFIFNGEVVLIDRVTGRMLPGTKLQSGLHQAIEAKEGIDISKDMSAMASITFQNLFHQFTLFAGMSGTSKLGEKEFFDLYGKIVVQIPTDKPIERIDYSDRVFKDIASKNAAIIDRVCELYDKKRPVLLITRTAELAEYFSMQFFDRDIPNNLLIAQNVAKEAQMIAEAGQLGAVTVATSMAGRGTDIKLAEGVKELGGLAVIVSEHMENSRVDRQLRGRAGRQGDPGSSQIYISLEDYVVQRWGKSKLLDSTQLERISEQGLDESRLFQQRVKHIVTRAQRVSEEQGIAMREMANEYEKSLSAQREIIYEERDRVLNQWDIDKMALRQLATEVFHQAYRKQSLNDEENLRNYIYQQISFQYTGQLEEIDLNREQAVVAHLVSLFEQQLDAQQQVIGDSYMFMRFVQKAILKAIDSNWIQQVDHLQQLRGSINNRQNGQRNAIFEYHRVALASFESMRDVIKAHIIHNLCQSVATFDKQGDLVIHFPN is encoded by the coding sequence ATGAAACATTCTATTCAACAGATCATTAATCAAAGCCGATTGAACAAACTCTCCAAGCGATTGAACCAAGTGAATAGTTGGCATGAGTCGTGTCGTGCGTTAAGTGATGACGCATTACAAGCAAAGACACACGAATTCCGTGAGCGTTTAGCACAAGGTGAATCATTGATGAATCTGTTACCCGAAGCGTATGCGGTTGCACGTGAAGCAAGTTGGCGTGTGCTCGGGATGTATCCGAAAGAAGTCCAAGTGTTAGGTGCTATTGTAATGGCTGAAGGTAATATGCCGGAAATGCAGACAGGTGAAGGGAAAACACTGACTGCTACGATGCCACTCTATCTGTATGGTTTGACGAGCAAAGGGGCGTATTTGATTACAACGAATGATTATTTGGCAGCACGTGACTGTGAAGAAATGACGCCACTGTTCAAATGGCTAGGATTGACGATCTCGCTAGGTTTTGTCGATGAACCTGATTACGAATATAAGCCGGGTGAGAAAAAAGCCATTTATGCACATGATATTATATACACAACGAACGGTCGCTTAGGCTTTGATTATCTCATCGATCATCTTGCAGATGGACAAGAAGGGAAGTTTTTACCGGATTTATACTTTGGTATTATCGATGAAGTAGATTCGATTATTTTAGATGCAGCACAAACACCATTGGTTATCTCAGGTGCACCACGTGTACAGTCAAATTTATTTGGTATTACAAAGACGTTTGTGGAAACATTAGAAGAAGATACACATTTTGAACTGAACGCCAAAGAAAAGGCCGTGTGGTTGACGCCAGAAGGCATTGCGGCGGCGAATGCGTATTTTGGTGTTGAAAACATATATGATGCAGTTACTTTTGATCTCGTACGAAATATCAACTTAGCATTGCGTGCACGTTATCTGTTTGAATCGAACTTGGATTACTTTATTTTTAACGGGGAAGTAGTTCTGATTGACCGTGTGACGGGAAGAATGTTGCCGGGAACGAAGCTACAATCAGGCTTGCACCAAGCAATTGAAGCGAAAGAAGGCATCGATATTTCTAAAGATATGAGTGCGATGGCATCGATTACTTTCCAAAATTTATTTCACCAATTCACACTGTTTGCGGGAATGTCTGGCACGAGTAAGTTAGGAGAAAAAGAGTTTTTCGATTTATATGGCAAAATTGTTGTGCAAATACCGACAGACAAGCCGATTGAACGTATCGATTACTCAGATCGTGTTTTTAAAGATATTGCTTCAAAAAATGCGGCGATTATTGATCGTGTCTGTGAATTGTATGACAAGAAACGTCCTGTCTTGCTTATCACACGAACAGCTGAATTGGCTGAGTACTTTTCCATGCAGTTTTTCGACCGAGATATTCCCAATAACTTGCTGATCGCACAAAATGTCGCAAAAGAAGCACAGATGATTGCTGAAGCGGGACAATTGGGTGCGGTCACAGTTGCGACGAGTATGGCAGGTCGAGGAACGGATATCAAACTGGCAGAAGGTGTGAAAGAACTCGGTGGACTGGCAGTCATTGTGAGTGAGCATATGGAGAATAGCCGTGTTGATCGACAGCTGCGTGGACGTGCTGGCCGACAAGGTGACCCCGGCTCATCTCAGATATACATTTCGCTCGAAGACTATGTGGTACAACGCTGGGGCAAGAGTAAGCTTTTAGACAGCACACAACTTGAGCGTATTAGCGAACAAGGATTGGATGAGAGTCGACTATTCCAACAGCGTGTAAAACATATTGTGACACGTGCACAGCGTGTGTCTGAAGAGCAAGGGATTGCCATGCGAGAAATGGCGAATGAATACGAAAAAAGTTTGAGTGCGCAACGTGAGATTATTTATGAAGAACGTGACCGTGTGCTGAATCAATGGGATATCGACAAGATGGCATTACGTCAGCTTGCGACAGAAGTATTCCATCAAGCGTATCGCAAACAATCTCTGAATGATGAAGAGAACTTGCGCAATTATATTTACCAGCAAATTAGTTTCCAGTATACAGGGCAGTTAGAAGAGATTGATTTAAATCGTGAGCAAGCCGTTGTGGCACATCTCGTATCATTATTTGAACAACAACTGGATGCACAACAGCAAGTCATCGGTGATTCATACATGTTTATGCGATTTGTACAGAAGGCGATTCTAAAAGCGATAGACAGCAATTGGATACAACAAGTCGATCATTTACAACAACTGCGTGGGAGTATTAATAACCGACAAAATGGGCAGCGTAATGCTATCTTTGAATACCACCGCGTTGCATTGGCATCTTTTGAATCCATGCGAGATGTCATTAAAGCACATATCATCCATAACTTATGTCAAAGCGTGGCAACATTTGATAAGCAAGGTGATCTGGTAATACATTTTCCAAATTAA
- the gtfA gene encoding accessory Sec system glycosyltransferase GtfA, with amino-acid sequence MTIYNVNFGIGWASSGVEYAQSYRAKLLRELNVSTKFVFLEFINNENIQTLTENIGFKDDEVIWLYQYFTDIPVAPTTYTVTDIVNDIAESVERETHEGKIKRLYLPGEQNFITCYLKYADQDIVDRAEFVVNGMLVRKDFYSYVRTFSEYYAPSDQKAKVYMRQFYNEDGTVAYTEYIDGQTNMYDFPNNKLYSREAFIAYFIEQLNLNSEDIVILDRATEVGQAILQNIGPAKIGVVVHAEHFSINATDDDHILWNNYYEYQFAQHDEIDFYITATDLQNQILTEQFKKYLDATPRIVTIPVGSVHELKQPNAKRRPYSMISASRLASEKHIDWLVRAAIIAKQSVPELQFDIYGEGGQKETLRTLIQEHHAQEFIHLKGHVKLDDVYANYKLFVSGSTSEGFGLTLLEAVGSGLGMIGFDVNYGNPTFIRNEQNGYLIPIDVKEESTDEIVARYAEQIIRFFNDGPSEPHQVSYQLARPYLTPDVQQQWQDLISEVSHD; translated from the coding sequence GTGACAATTTATAATGTTAACTTTGGTATTGGCTGGGCGAGTAGTGGCGTAGAGTATGCCCAAAGTTACCGAGCAAAGCTCCTAAGAGAACTGAATGTATCGACGAAGTTTGTATTTTTAGAGTTTATTAATAATGAGAATATCCAGACATTGACAGAAAATATTGGGTTCAAAGATGATGAAGTGATCTGGCTCTATCAATACTTTACAGATATCCCAGTTGCGCCAACAACATATACTGTGACCGATATCGTGAATGATATTGCTGAATCTGTGGAGCGTGAGACGCATGAAGGGAAGATCAAGCGTCTCTACTTACCGGGTGAACAGAATTTTATTACTTGTTATTTGAAGTATGCAGATCAAGACATTGTGGACCGTGCAGAATTTGTTGTGAACGGTATGCTCGTACGTAAAGATTTTTACAGTTACGTACGTACTTTTTCGGAGTACTATGCGCCAAGTGATCAAAAGGCAAAGGTGTATATGCGTCAGTTTTATAATGAAGATGGCACAGTTGCATATACGGAATATATTGACGGTCAGACGAATATGTATGACTTTCCAAATAACAAGTTATACAGTCGTGAAGCGTTTATTGCGTACTTTATCGAACAGTTGAACTTAAATTCCGAAGATATCGTCATTCTTGATCGTGCAACAGAAGTAGGACAAGCTATTTTACAAAACATAGGACCTGCCAAAATAGGGGTCGTCGTTCATGCAGAACATTTCAGTATCAATGCGACGGATGATGATCATATCTTGTGGAACAATTACTATGAATATCAATTTGCACAACATGATGAAATTGACTTTTACATCACTGCGACAGACTTACAAAATCAAATTTTAACAGAACAATTTAAAAAGTATTTGGATGCAACGCCGAGAATTGTAACGATTCCAGTAGGCAGTGTGCATGAACTCAAACAACCTAACGCTAAGCGCCGCCCGTATTCGATGATTAGCGCATCAAGACTGGCAAGTGAAAAGCATATTGACTGGCTCGTACGTGCGGCAATCATTGCGAAACAATCAGTGCCAGAGTTGCAGTTCGACATTTATGGTGAAGGCGGTCAAAAGGAAACGTTGCGAACACTCATTCAAGAGCATCATGCCCAAGAGTTTATTCACTTAAAAGGGCACGTTAAGTTGGACGATGTTTATGCGAACTATAAACTGTTCGTATCAGGGTCAACAAGTGAAGGATTTGGATTAACCTTGTTAGAAGCGGTTGGCTCTGGACTCGGTATGATTGGTTTTGATGTGAATTATGGGAATCCGACATTCATTAGAAATGAACAGAATGGTTATCTCATCCCTATTGACGTGAAAGAAGAGAGCACAGATGAGATTGTGGCACGTTATGCGGAACAAATCATTCGATTCTTTAATGATGGACCAAGTGAACCACATCAAGTGTCATATCAATTAGCGCGTCCATACCTTACACCAGATGTGCAACAACAATGGCAAGATTTGATTTCGGAGGTGTCCCATGATTAA
- the gtfB gene encoding accessory Sec system glycosylation chaperone GtfB has product MINLFEHFDHQAQTLYTTLQLAGYKHETIVLEDNGFLPASIITPYRYFAEYQISDNAKSRYFNQIDIPRYWEIDGNNSEAMIKDMGKVRGEIRYHQGLKPRIVDRVEWIDEQGRLQYVDHYTQEGVCFAKTVYNLKGEKIFRRYLDQQGYEVIYENYVAQSIILNWQGKSHHFSDKVEFLQFFINSLQLDLNGFIINSLGMPFLLSYRLDMHGNDILFWQEQSDGNVPGNMKLMLENHHTRQYRVVVPDLQEYDVLTQQMSAAERQYVFKGGYIYDYKRQNMYQPKVVTMTNSDQLPHIEAIVEACPNATFHIGAVTEMSDKLMAMERYDNVKLFPAIEIGTVNQLYQSCDIYLDINEGGEIINAVRRAFDHDLLVLGYEQNAHNKAVTAPENLFSKEGQGVSELIQALKDIQRKPRYFKARQTYQKAHVHEVSVKDFNRVMSQLFK; this is encoded by the coding sequence ATGATTAATCTATTTGAGCATTTTGATCATCAAGCGCAAACACTGTATACAACGTTACAACTTGCTGGTTACAAGCATGAGACGATTGTTTTGGAAGATAACGGATTTTTACCAGCATCCATCATCACACCGTATCGTTATTTTGCAGAGTATCAGATTTCAGACAATGCCAAGTCTCGGTACTTCAATCAAATCGATATTCCACGCTACTGGGAAATTGACGGAAATAACAGTGAAGCAATGATCAAGGATATGGGGAAAGTACGTGGTGAGATTCGTTACCATCAAGGTTTGAAACCACGTATTGTGGATCGTGTCGAATGGATAGATGAACAGGGGCGTTTACAATATGTGGATCATTACACACAAGAAGGTGTTTGCTTTGCGAAGACAGTCTACAATCTAAAAGGTGAGAAGATATTCCGTAGATACCTAGACCAACAGGGATATGAAGTGATCTATGAGAATTATGTGGCGCAATCGATCATCCTCAATTGGCAAGGTAAGTCACATCACTTCAGCGATAAAGTTGAATTTCTACAATTTTTTATCAATTCATTGCAGTTGGACTTGAATGGTTTTATCATCAATTCGTTAGGTATGCCATTCCTACTGAGTTATCGTTTAGATATGCATGGCAACGACATCTTATTCTGGCAAGAACAGAGCGATGGCAATGTCCCGGGAAATATGAAATTGATGTTAGAAAATCATCATACGAGACAATATCGTGTCGTTGTACCAGATCTACAAGAATATGATGTTTTGACGCAGCAGATGTCAGCAGCAGAACGTCAATATGTGTTTAAAGGTGGCTATATTTATGACTATAAGCGCCAAAATATGTATCAACCAAAAGTTGTCACGATGACTAACTCAGATCAGTTGCCACATATCGAAGCAATAGTAGAAGCTTGCCCAAATGCGACGTTCCATATCGGTGCTGTCACTGAAATGTCGGATAAGCTTATGGCAATGGAAAGATACGACAACGTTAAACTTTTCCCTGCCATTGAGATTGGAACGGTGAACCAACTCTATCAATCATGCGACATTTATTTAGATATTAATGAAGGTGGCGAGATTATTAATGCTGTCCGCAGAGCATTTGATCATGACTTACTCGTTTTAGGATATGAGCAGAATGCCCATAATAAGGCCGTTACAGCACCTGAAAACTTGTTCAGTAAAGAAGGACAAGGTGTTTCAGAACTGATACAAGCATTGAAAGATATTCAGCGCAAGCCACGTTACTTCAAAGCACGACAGACGTATCAAAAAGCACATGTACATGAAGTCAGTGTGAAAGACTTCAATCGTGTGATGTCACAACTTTTTAAATAA